From one Doryrhamphus excisus isolate RoL2022-K1 chromosome 9, RoL_Dexc_1.0, whole genome shotgun sequence genomic stretch:
- the cmss1 gene encoding protein CMSS1 isoform X2 produces the protein MAPATKWNYVPCHGSPSRTGLSAPIGGSEEEEEESRTEKGNVQKEPVKRKKLTENSAGAKKKKTKTHDQQEPEEPGKSTKSSKRRKKKKTITDVLASSEPKPGCPADVQNLLTHYFADKRSVIELEELKLHDSCFLSCNDLTHSLSSYLKQICPKWSKVQKQHTQKSSVVLLIVCSSAIRTIELIKQLTTFKGEAKAVKLFAKHIKIEEQVKLLQKGITHIGVGTPARISALIDKDGLDLQALRYLVLDWNWRDQKLRKMIDIPEIKLDLIKLLETGVLGQCKADKVKIGLF, from the exons GTGGTtccgaggaggaggaagaggaaagcaGGACAGAAAAAGGAAACGTACAAAAGGAACCAGTGAAGAGAAAGAAGCTAACAGAAAACTCTGCGGgggcaaagaagaagaagacaaagacaCATGACCAACAG GAACCAGAGGAGCCTGGGAAGTCGACTAAATCCTCCAAAAGGAGAAAG aagaagaagacaattaCAGATGTCTTAGCTTCCTCTGAGCCCAAACCAGGCTGTCCTGCAGACGTGCAGAACCTGCTCACACACTACTTTGCAGACAAGCGCTCCGTGATTGAACTGGAAGAGCTCAAACTGCACG attCTTGTTTCCTGTCCTGCAATGACCTGACACACAGCCTCTCCTCATATCTAAAGCAGA TTTGTCCCAAATGGTCCAAAGTTCAGAAACAGCACACACAAAAGAGTTCGGTGGTCTTGCTCATCGTCTGCAGCTCCGCCATCCGAACCATCGAACTCATCAA GCAGCTGACGACCTTCAAGGGAGAAGCCAAGGCCGTGAAACTGTTTGCCAAACACATCAAG ATAGAGGAGCAGGTGAAGTTGCTGCAGAAGGGGATCACTCACATCGGAGTCGGGACCCCCGCTAGGATCAGTGCTCTTATTGACAAAG ATGGATTGGACTTGCAGGCCTTACGCTATTTGGTTCTGGACTGGAACTGGAGAGACCAGAAGCTCAGGAAGATGATAGACATTCCTGAG atcaaatTGGATTTAATTAAGCTGCTGGAGACCGGGGTCCTCGGGCAATGCAAAGCAGATAAAGTAAAAATTGGACTATTTTAA
- the tmem30c gene encoding transmembrane protein 30C, whose product MDPAKTGPLARRPDNSAFKQQRLPAWSPMLTASTVLPFFYFMALICLLLGVWLLLTVQGVQEVRVDYTDNGACAVCHELRKNVSNAAKSCTCKLDFHIDKTFKGDVFFYYGLQNFHQNLRRYMDSRDDGQTVGRKTNLKKPSSYCKPFATNDKGLPIAPCGAVANSIFNDTFLFKYHRSPGSEYLLPLLRNGISWYTDKNIKYRNPQMDNLSLAEVFQGTVQPPYWQKPVYELDTNDPINNGFINEDLIVWMREAAFPNFKKLYGVLHRANKPFQSGLPKGNYSVEITYNFPVQYFRGRKQVVLTTVNWFGGPNQFLPIAYLVTSSLVLLTAITLTVVWWKFGKHGKNMEE is encoded by the exons ATGGACCCAGCCAAGACGGGACCCCTGGCCCGGAGGCCCGACAACTCGGCCTTCAAGCAGCAGCGTCTTCCTGCCTGGTCGcccatgctaacggctagcacgGTGCTGCCTTTTTTCTACTTCATGGCTCTGATATGTTTGCTGCTGGGAGTGTGGCTGCTGCTTACTGTTCAGGGTGTGCAGGAAGTCAGG GTGGACTACACAGACAATGGCGCATGTGCCGTTTGTCATGAACTGCGTAAGAACGTAAGCAACGCTGCAAAGTCCTGCACTTGCAAATTAGACTTTCACATCGACAAGACCTTCAAG GGAGATGTCTTTTTCTACTACGGCCTCCAAAACTTCCACCAGAACCTGCGTCGGTACATGGACTCCCGAGACGACGGGCAGACTGTTGGCAGGAAGACCAACCTGAAG AAACCAAGTTCCTATTGCAAACCATTCGCCACAAATGATAAAGGACTGCCTATTGCTCCCTGTGGTGCTGTGGCCAACAGTATCTTTAATG ATACCTTTCTTTTCAAATATCACAGGTCACCCGGTTCCGAATACTTGCTTCCCTTACTACGGAACGGCATCAGCTGGTACAcggacaaaaacatcaaataccGCAATCCCCAGATGGACAACCTGAGCCTCGCCGAAGTCTtccaag GCACAGTCCAGCCCCCCTACTGGCAGAAGCCCGTATACGAACTGGACACAAATGACCCAATCAACAACGGCTTCATCAACGAGGACCTCATTGTCTGGATGAGGGAGGCGGCGTTCCCCAACTTCAAGAAGCTCTACGGCGTCTTACACCGAGCCAACAAGCCCTTCCAAAGCGGCCTTCCCAAAGGAAACTACAGCGTGGAGATAACCTACA ACTTCCCTGTGCAGTACTTCCGTGGTAGAAAGCAAGTCGTACTGACTACGGTGAACTGGTTCGGAGGGCCAAATCAGTTCCTGCCTATCGCTTACTTGGTAACCAGCAGCCTGGTCCTACTGACTGCCATTACACTCACTGTGGTCTGGTGGAAATTTGGCAAacatgggaagaacatggagGAATGA
- the cmss1 gene encoding protein CMSS1 isoform X4, which produces MGDDLGEEWWKHDSKSGGSEEEEEESRTEKGNVQKEPVKRKKLTENSAGAKKKKTKTHDQQEPEEPGKSTKSSKRRKKKKKTITDVLASSEPKPGCPADVQNLLTHYFADKRSVIELEELKLHDSCFLSCNDLTHSLSSYLKQICPKWSKVQKQHTQKSSVVLLIVCSSAIRTIELIKQLTTFKGEAKAVKLFAKHIKIEEQVKLLQKGITHIGVGTPARISALIDKDGLDLQALRYLVLDWNWRDQKLRKMIDIPEIKLDLIKLLETGVLGQCKADKVKIGLF; this is translated from the exons GTGGTtccgaggaggaggaagaggaaagcaGGACAGAAAAAGGAAACGTACAAAAGGAACCAGTGAAGAGAAAGAAGCTAACAGAAAACTCTGCGGgggcaaagaagaagaagacaaagacaCATGACCAACAG GAACCAGAGGAGCCTGGGAAGTCGACTAAATCCTCCAAAAGGAGAAAG aagaagaagaagacaattaCAGATGTCTTAGCTTCCTCTGAGCCCAAACCAGGCTGTCCTGCAGACGTGCAGAACCTGCTCACACACTACTTTGCAGACAAGCGCTCCGTGATTGAACTGGAAGAGCTCAAACTGCACG attCTTGTTTCCTGTCCTGCAATGACCTGACACACAGCCTCTCCTCATATCTAAAGCAGA TTTGTCCCAAATGGTCCAAAGTTCAGAAACAGCACACACAAAAGAGTTCGGTGGTCTTGCTCATCGTCTGCAGCTCCGCCATCCGAACCATCGAACTCATCAA GCAGCTGACGACCTTCAAGGGAGAAGCCAAGGCCGTGAAACTGTTTGCCAAACACATCAAG ATAGAGGAGCAGGTGAAGTTGCTGCAGAAGGGGATCACTCACATCGGAGTCGGGACCCCCGCTAGGATCAGTGCTCTTATTGACAAAG ATGGATTGGACTTGCAGGCCTTACGCTATTTGGTTCTGGACTGGAACTGGAGAGACCAGAAGCTCAGGAAGATGATAGACATTCCTGAG atcaaatTGGATTTAATTAAGCTGCTGGAGACCGGGGTCCTCGGGCAATGCAAAGCAGATAAAGTAAAAATTGGACTATTTTAA
- the cmss1 gene encoding protein CMSS1 isoform X1: protein MAPATKWNYVPCHGSPSRTGLSAPIGGSEEEEEESRTEKGNVQKEPVKRKKLTENSAGAKKKKTKTHDQQEPEEPGKSTKSSKRRKKKKKTITDVLASSEPKPGCPADVQNLLTHYFADKRSVIELEELKLHDSCFLSCNDLTHSLSSYLKQICPKWSKVQKQHTQKSSVVLLIVCSSAIRTIELIKQLTTFKGEAKAVKLFAKHIKIEEQVKLLQKGITHIGVGTPARISALIDKDGLDLQALRYLVLDWNWRDQKLRKMIDIPEIKLDLIKLLETGVLGQCKADKVKIGLF, encoded by the exons GTGGTtccgaggaggaggaagaggaaagcaGGACAGAAAAAGGAAACGTACAAAAGGAACCAGTGAAGAGAAAGAAGCTAACAGAAAACTCTGCGGgggcaaagaagaagaagacaaagacaCATGACCAACAG GAACCAGAGGAGCCTGGGAAGTCGACTAAATCCTCCAAAAGGAGAAAG aagaagaagaagacaattaCAGATGTCTTAGCTTCCTCTGAGCCCAAACCAGGCTGTCCTGCAGACGTGCAGAACCTGCTCACACACTACTTTGCAGACAAGCGCTCCGTGATTGAACTGGAAGAGCTCAAACTGCACG attCTTGTTTCCTGTCCTGCAATGACCTGACACACAGCCTCTCCTCATATCTAAAGCAGA TTTGTCCCAAATGGTCCAAAGTTCAGAAACAGCACACACAAAAGAGTTCGGTGGTCTTGCTCATCGTCTGCAGCTCCGCCATCCGAACCATCGAACTCATCAA GCAGCTGACGACCTTCAAGGGAGAAGCCAAGGCCGTGAAACTGTTTGCCAAACACATCAAG ATAGAGGAGCAGGTGAAGTTGCTGCAGAAGGGGATCACTCACATCGGAGTCGGGACCCCCGCTAGGATCAGTGCTCTTATTGACAAAG ATGGATTGGACTTGCAGGCCTTACGCTATTTGGTTCTGGACTGGAACTGGAGAGACCAGAAGCTCAGGAAGATGATAGACATTCCTGAG atcaaatTGGATTTAATTAAGCTGCTGGAGACCGGGGTCCTCGGGCAATGCAAAGCAGATAAAGTAAAAATTGGACTATTTTAA
- the cmss1 gene encoding protein CMSS1 isoform X3 encodes MAPATKWNYVPCHGSPSRTGLSAPIGGSEEEEEESRTEKGNVQKEPVKRKKLTENSAGAKKKKTKTHDQQEPEEPGKSTKSSKRRKKKTITDVLASSEPKPGCPADVQNLLTHYFADKRSVIELEELKLHDSCFLSCNDLTHSLSSYLKQICPKWSKVQKQHTQKSSVVLLIVCSSAIRTIELIKQLTTFKGEAKAVKLFAKHIKIEEQVKLLQKGITHIGVGTPARISALIDKDGLDLQALRYLVLDWNWRDQKLRKMIDIPEIKLDLIKLLETGVLGQCKADKVKIGLF; translated from the exons GTGGTtccgaggaggaggaagaggaaagcaGGACAGAAAAAGGAAACGTACAAAAGGAACCAGTGAAGAGAAAGAAGCTAACAGAAAACTCTGCGGgggcaaagaagaagaagacaaagacaCATGACCAACAG GAACCAGAGGAGCCTGGGAAGTCGACTAAATCCTCCAAAAGGAGAAAG aagaagacaattaCAGATGTCTTAGCTTCCTCTGAGCCCAAACCAGGCTGTCCTGCAGACGTGCAGAACCTGCTCACACACTACTTTGCAGACAAGCGCTCCGTGATTGAACTGGAAGAGCTCAAACTGCACG attCTTGTTTCCTGTCCTGCAATGACCTGACACACAGCCTCTCCTCATATCTAAAGCAGA TTTGTCCCAAATGGTCCAAAGTTCAGAAACAGCACACACAAAAGAGTTCGGTGGTCTTGCTCATCGTCTGCAGCTCCGCCATCCGAACCATCGAACTCATCAA GCAGCTGACGACCTTCAAGGGAGAAGCCAAGGCCGTGAAACTGTTTGCCAAACACATCAAG ATAGAGGAGCAGGTGAAGTTGCTGCAGAAGGGGATCACTCACATCGGAGTCGGGACCCCCGCTAGGATCAGTGCTCTTATTGACAAAG ATGGATTGGACTTGCAGGCCTTACGCTATTTGGTTCTGGACTGGAACTGGAGAGACCAGAAGCTCAGGAAGATGATAGACATTCCTGAG atcaaatTGGATTTAATTAAGCTGCTGGAGACCGGGGTCCTCGGGCAATGCAAAGCAGATAAAGTAAAAATTGGACTATTTTAA